The following coding sequences are from one Leptolyngbya sp. NIES-3755 window:
- a CDS encoding LysR family transcriptional regulator (similar to AA sequence:cyanobase_aa:LBDG_06110), with product MTLEQLRIFLAVAEHLHFTRAAEALYITQPAVSAAIQTIEAEYGVKLFHRIDRRIEITNAGQLLQIEAQKILDQVAFAERQLRELNNLQRGELKIGCSLTVGNYWLPDRISRFKQQYPGIYVHCILGNAEEIGEGTSLGRFDLGLVTGGVKQSFQEFLHQESVGQERLQIVVGQSHPWFGRSTITTDQLSTSHWVMRESGSGAQQMFEQALVRWNVESSLSIALVLSTSEMVKAVVEQGVGAAALPELMIQKELKLGTLWAIQVVDALGDRLEIVQPILKLKHQKRFQTQIIEAFEQFLIE from the coding sequence ATGACACTCGAACAGTTGCGAATTTTTTTGGCAGTTGCCGAACATCTCCATTTCACTCGTGCTGCCGAAGCGTTGTATATTACTCAACCTGCGGTCAGTGCTGCAATTCAAACGATCGAGGCGGAGTATGGCGTGAAGTTGTTTCACCGAATCGATCGCCGCATCGAAATTACCAATGCAGGACAATTGCTGCAAATCGAGGCACAGAAGATTCTTGATCAGGTGGCGTTTGCAGAGCGGCAATTGAGAGAGTTGAACAATCTGCAACGAGGCGAACTCAAGATTGGCTGTAGTTTAACCGTGGGAAATTATTGGTTGCCCGATCGAATTAGTCGATTCAAGCAACAGTATCCGGGAATCTATGTGCATTGCATTCTTGGAAATGCAGAAGAAATCGGAGAAGGAACATCGCTTGGACGGTTTGATCTTGGACTGGTTACGGGTGGCGTGAAGCAATCATTTCAGGAATTTCTTCATCAAGAATCCGTCGGGCAAGAGCGCTTACAAATTGTGGTCGGTCAGAGTCATCCTTGGTTTGGACGATCAACAATCACAACCGATCAGCTTTCGACAAGTCACTGGGTGATGCGTGAGTCGGGATCAGGTGCACAACAGATGTTTGAGCAAGCCTTAGTTCGGTGGAACGTGGAATCGTCGTTGTCGATCGCGCTTGTGCTCAGTACGAGTGAAATGGTGAAAGCCGTTGTTGAACAAGGAGTCGGAGCGGCAGCATTACCAGAGTTGATGATTCAGAAAGAATTGAAGTTAGGAACACTTTGGGCGATTCAAGTGGTCGATGCACTGGGCGATCGATTAGAAATTGTGCAACCGATTCTCAAGCTCAAACACCAGAAGCGATTTCAAACCCAAATTATCGAAGCCTTTGAGCAGTTTTTGATTGAGTAG
- a CDS encoding putative phosphohistidine phosphatase, SixA (similar to AA sequence:cyanobase_aa:Syncc9902_2004): MGCEFDRTLSQVPQPSQTVQAAPVDRSIWSQLRQVETFTVILMRHTQAPGTGDPSNFRLNDCSTQRNLSQDGRRQAKQIGQVFRQRQVPVARVLSSQWCRCLDTARLLELGKVEPFPALNSFFRDRSTESRQTEELRQFMIQNKSDRQVVVMVTHQVNITAITGTIPAQGEAIVLQLDNQNQFKSIGTLNPN; the protein is encoded by the coding sequence ATGGGCTGCGAGTTCGATCGAACCCTTTCCCAAGTTCCGCAACCGAGTCAAACCGTACAAGCGGCTCCCGTCGATCGCTCAATCTGGTCACAACTTCGACAGGTAGAAACTTTTACCGTGATTCTGATGCGTCACACGCAAGCTCCCGGAACAGGCGATCCAAGCAATTTCCGCTTAAATGATTGTTCAACGCAGCGCAATTTGTCGCAGGATGGCAGACGACAAGCGAAACAAATTGGTCAAGTTTTTCGACAGCGGCAGGTTCCAGTTGCAAGAGTGCTATCGAGTCAATGGTGTCGCTGTTTAGATACGGCTCGATTGTTGGAATTAGGGAAAGTTGAGCCATTTCCCGCATTGAATTCATTTTTTCGCGATCGCTCGACCGAATCCCGCCAAACCGAAGAACTGCGGCAATTCATGATTCAAAATAAAAGCGATCGACAAGTCGTAGTCATGGTGACGCATCAAGTGAATATCACAGCAATCACCGGAACAATTCCCGCTCAGGGCGAGGCAATCGTACTGCAACTCGACAATCAAAATCAGTTCAAATCAATCGGAACGCTCAACCCCAACTAA
- a CDS encoding cell division inhibitor (similar to AA sequence:cyanobase_aa:LBDG_30140), producing the protein MKVAVTGATGFVGSRLVERLLAEGHSVVAFTRSQTSSKFSPSPNLEVVTYNPKEVGDWQAKISGCDGVVNLAGEPIAENRWTPEVKKALLESRTLTTQNVVNAIAQSNPNPSVLVNASAIGFYGTSETAEFDETSASGQDFLAEVCQAWEAEASKVKETGTRLVILRIGIVLENGGALGKMLTPFKMFAGGPIGSGKQWFSWIHREDLVNLIMKALTDSSLEGTYNATAPNPVKMADLTNTLGEVMNRPSWLPVPGFALEALLGDGAIVVLEGQQVLPKRTLSTGFEYEYPTVKQALSAILK; encoded by the coding sequence ATGAAAGTCGCGGTGACAGGGGCAACCGGATTCGTCGGGTCGCGGTTGGTTGAACGATTATTGGCAGAGGGGCATTCGGTTGTCGCATTCACGCGCAGTCAAACTTCCTCAAAATTTTCCCCATCTCCAAACCTGGAAGTCGTGACTTATAACCCGAAGGAAGTGGGAGACTGGCAAGCGAAAATCTCCGGTTGCGATGGCGTGGTCAATTTGGCAGGAGAACCGATCGCGGAAAATCGCTGGACTCCTGAAGTGAAAAAAGCTCTCTTAGAAAGTCGGACGTTGACCACTCAGAATGTAGTGAATGCGATCGCACAATCCAACCCGAACCCGTCTGTTTTGGTGAATGCTTCAGCGATCGGCTTTTATGGCACGAGTGAAACCGCAGAATTCGATGAAACGAGCGCATCTGGTCAGGACTTTTTAGCCGAAGTGTGTCAAGCCTGGGAAGCGGAAGCCAGCAAAGTGAAAGAGACTGGAACTCGTCTTGTCATTCTACGAATCGGAATCGTGCTCGAAAATGGCGGCGCATTAGGCAAGATGCTGACCCCCTTCAAGATGTTTGCAGGAGGACCGATCGGGTCTGGAAAGCAATGGTTTTCCTGGATTCACCGCGAAGATTTGGTCAATTTGATTATGAAAGCCTTGACCGATTCGAGTCTGGAAGGCACGTATAACGCGACCGCTCCAAATCCTGTAAAAATGGCAGATTTGACGAACACTTTAGGCGAAGTGATGAATCGTCCATCTTGGTTGCCTGTTCCCGGATTTGCATTAGAAGCACTCTTGGGAGATGGCGCGATCGTCGTTCTGGAAGGACAGCAAGTTTTACCCAAACGCACCCTTTCGACTGGATTCGAGTACGAATATCCGACCGTAAAGCAAGCACTGAGCGCGATCCTCAAGTAA
- a CDS encoding DNA gyrase subunit A (similar to AA sequence:cyanobase_aa:LBDG_30130), translating to MTFSQEPPQDRIIPTDLRNEMQRSYLEYAMSVIVGRALPDARDGLKPVHRRILYAMHELGLTHDRPFRKCARVVGEVLGKYHPHGDTAVYDALVRMAQDFSMRSPLIDGHGNFGSIDNDPPAAMRYTECRLTSLTSFSLLQDIESETVDFADNFDGSVQEPTVLPSRLPQLLLNGSAGIAVGMATNIPPHNVGELIDGLVALIENPDLTDLDLMQYIPGPDFPTGAQILGRTGIREAYTTGRGSITMRGVASIETIEQRGRPDKDAIIITALPYQTNKAALIERIAELVNDRKIEGISDVRDESDRDGMRVVIELRRDAYPRVVLNNLYKQTPIQANFGANMLALVNGEPQLLTLKQFLSVFLDFRVESITRRTQFQLRKAEQRDHLLQGLLIALSNLDRIIALIRHAADTATAKQQLIETYSLSEQQADAILQMQLRRLTALEAEKIEQEHQDLQAQIQDLLDILAKRERILEIITQEVTQLKATHATPRRTVIEQSEDELGDIDLIANEKSIVLVTEQGYIKRMPISTFEAQNRATRGKSGARMKEDDAVEHFISCCDHDSVLFFSDRGVVYALKAYQIPIGSRTSRGTPIVQLLTVPHGEKITSVVSVSEFSDDEYLVMLTNKGYIKKTALSAFGNIRTNGLIAISLEEGDQLRWVRLSRVEDSIIIGSSLGRSIHFRVNHEQLRPLGRATRGVRAMSLREGDSLVGMAILPGQIVADVAQAQAEDPSVGEDDAGLDENAELPAQSGPWALVVTTGGYGKRVPVKQFRLQNRAGMGIVVTKFRKPGDTLSSLHIVNEGDEMMLITNRGIIIRQAVDAISSQSRAATGVRVQRLDEDDAIAAVALVPPTAEEAGIVDLEDEAE from the coding sequence ATGACCTTCTCCCAGGAACCGCCCCAAGATCGGATTATTCCCACCGATTTACGCAACGAAATGCAGCGGTCTTACCTGGAATACGCGATGAGCGTCATCGTCGGAAGAGCGCTACCAGACGCACGAGACGGACTGAAACCTGTGCATCGCCGTATTCTCTATGCCATGCACGAACTCGGATTAACGCACGATCGACCCTTTAGAAAGTGTGCCCGTGTCGTCGGGGAAGTCTTGGGTAAATATCACCCTCACGGAGATACCGCCGTTTACGATGCGCTCGTGCGGATGGCTCAGGACTTTTCCATGCGATCGCCCCTGATCGACGGGCACGGGAACTTCGGCTCGATCGATAACGATCCTCCAGCAGCAATGCGATATACCGAGTGTCGTCTCACTTCCTTAACGTCCTTTTCGCTACTCCAGGACATCGAATCGGAGACCGTCGATTTCGCGGATAACTTTGATGGCTCAGTTCAAGAGCCGACCGTTTTACCCTCAAGACTGCCGCAACTCTTGTTAAACGGTTCCGCTGGGATCGCGGTCGGGATGGCAACGAACATTCCACCTCACAACGTAGGGGAACTGATCGATGGACTCGTCGCACTGATTGAAAATCCAGACCTGACTGATCTGGACTTGATGCAGTATATTCCAGGTCCTGACTTCCCCACAGGCGCACAAATTCTAGGGCGGACTGGAATTCGAGAAGCTTACACCACAGGGCGCGGCTCGATCACGATGCGAGGTGTGGCATCGATCGAGACGATCGAACAACGTGGCAGACCCGACAAAGATGCCATCATCATCACAGCACTGCCGTATCAAACGAACAAAGCAGCTTTGATCGAACGGATTGCGGAATTAGTCAACGATCGCAAGATCGAAGGCATTTCGGACGTGCGGGATGAAAGCGATCGAGATGGAATGCGAGTGGTGATCGAACTTCGACGCGATGCTTATCCACGTGTTGTGCTGAACAATCTCTACAAGCAGACTCCGATCCAAGCAAACTTTGGCGCGAATATGCTGGCGTTAGTGAACGGCGAACCGCAGTTACTCACGCTGAAACAGTTCTTATCCGTGTTTCTGGATTTCCGAGTCGAATCGATTACTCGTCGAACTCAGTTCCAACTCCGCAAAGCAGAACAACGCGATCACCTCTTACAAGGATTGTTGATTGCGCTGTCAAATCTCGATCGAATTATCGCGCTCATTCGTCATGCAGCCGACACCGCGACCGCAAAACAGCAATTGATCGAAACCTATTCGCTTTCAGAACAGCAAGCCGATGCAATCCTTCAAATGCAATTGCGCCGATTGACTGCACTCGAAGCTGAAAAGATCGAACAAGAACACCAAGACTTACAAGCTCAGATTCAGGACTTGCTCGATATCTTGGCGAAACGCGAACGTATTCTTGAAATCATCACTCAAGAAGTTACTCAGCTTAAAGCAACTCACGCCACTCCACGCCGCACTGTTATCGAACAATCTGAAGATGAGTTAGGTGACATTGATCTGATTGCGAATGAGAAGTCGATCGTGCTTGTCACCGAGCAAGGCTACATCAAACGGATGCCGATCAGTACCTTTGAAGCTCAGAACCGCGCAACCCGTGGTAAATCTGGAGCGCGAATGAAGGAAGATGATGCCGTAGAACACTTCATTAGCTGTTGCGACCATGACAGCGTGTTGTTCTTTAGCGATCGAGGAGTCGTCTACGCACTGAAAGCCTACCAAATCCCGATTGGATCTCGTACTTCTCGTGGAACTCCGATCGTCCAACTCCTTACCGTCCCGCACGGGGAAAAGATTACGTCGGTGGTTTCAGTCAGCGAGTTCTCTGATGATGAGTACTTAGTGATGTTAACCAACAAAGGCTACATCAAGAAGACTGCTCTCTCCGCTTTTGGCAACATTCGCACCAATGGACTCATTGCTATCTCGCTCGAAGAAGGCGATCAACTCCGATGGGTCAGACTTTCACGAGTCGAAGACAGTATCATCATTGGTTCGAGTCTCGGTCGATCGATTCACTTCCGCGTCAATCATGAGCAACTTCGTCCACTCGGTCGTGCGACTCGTGGTGTGAGAGCCATGTCTCTCCGAGAAGGTGATAGCTTAGTCGGGATGGCAATCTTACCTGGTCAAATCGTGGCAGATGTCGCCCAAGCACAAGCAGAAGATCCGTCAGTCGGTGAAGATGATGCAGGCTTGGATGAAAACGCAGAACTGCCTGCACAGTCTGGACCTTGGGCATTAGTGGTCACAACCGGAGGCTACGGTAAGCGGGTTCCCGTGAAACAATTCCGATTGCAAAATCGTGCAGGAATGGGAATTGTGGTTACGAAGTTCCGTAAACCAGGTGACACTCTATCCTCGCTGCACATTGTGAACGAAGGCGATGAAATGATGCTCATTACCAATCGGGGTATCATCATTCGACAAGCTGTTGATGCAATCTCGTCACAATCACGAGCAGCAACCGGAGTGAGAGTCCAGCGATTGGATGAAGATGATGCGATCGCGGCAGTCGCTCTAGTTCCACCGACGGCTGAAGAAGCTGGAATCGTGGATCTCGAAGACGAAGCTGAATAA
- a CDS encoding hypothetical protein (similar to AA sequence:cyanobase_aa:MAE42130) — translation MNYQHIITIEPGKRSGKPCIRGMRITVSDILEYLAGGMTEAEILEDFSELTSEDIKACLAFAADREKKLFVASL, via the coding sequence ATGAACTATCAGCACATTATTACGATCGAACCCGGCAAGCGCAGTGGTAAGCCGTGTATTCGGGGAATGCGAATCACAGTGTCAGACATTCTAGAGTATTTGGCAGGTGGAATGACCGAGGCGGAAATTCTGGAAGACTTTTCTGAACTCACATCGGAAGACATTAAAGCTTGTCTGGCGTTTGCTGCCGATCGTGAGAAGAAGTTGTTTGTGGCATCGCTGTGA
- a CDS encoding hypothetical protein (similar to AA sequence:cyanobase_aa:Cyan7425_0499), with protein sequence MKLLLDENLSDRIIYRIVDLYLESQHVKGLGLSNTDDAVIWEYAKTNGFLIVSKDSDFHQRSILYGHPPKFIYLRIGNCPTSAIIQILRDSFDTIVQFENSETESILVLT encoded by the coding sequence GTGAAACTGTTACTAGACGAAAACTTATCAGACAGAATCATTTATAGAATTGTGGATCTGTATCTAGAGTCTCAGCATGTTAAGGGATTAGGTCTGAGCAACACAGATGATGCTGTGATTTGGGAATATGCAAAGACTAACGGATTTCTAATCGTTTCTAAGGATTCTGATTTTCATCAGCGTAGTATTCTTTATGGTCATCCACCTAAGTTCATTTATCTTAGGATTGGTAATTGCCCAACATCAGCGATTATTCAAATTTTGAGAGACAGCTTTGACACGATCGTTCAGTTTGAGAATAGCGAAACAGAGAGCATTTTGGTGCTGACGTAA
- a CDS encoding hypothetical protein (similar to AA sequence:cyanobase_aa:ssl2733), with product MLEYLASEMTEAEILDDFPDLMQEDLKACIVYAADRERRLMITPLPA from the coding sequence GTGCTTGAATATTTGGCTTCTGAGATGACTGAAGCAGAAATTCTCGACGATTTTCCCGATCTGATGCAAGAAGATCTAAAGGCTTGTATTGTTTATGCTGCCGATCGTGAGCGTCGGTTGATGATCACGCCCCTACCTGCATGA
- a CDS encoding cytidine and deoxycytidylate deaminase zinc-binding region domain protein (similar to AA sequence:cyanobase_aa:LBDG_01650), whose protein sequence is MKFTAVSMNHADYLQHCDRMRRSMELAHQAGEAGEVPVGAIVVRDEEIIAEAENRRERDHDPTAHAEVLALRQAGQVLQSWHLNDCTLYVTLEPCPMCAGAIVLARLGMLVYGADDPKAGAVRTVLNLPDSLASNHRLTVFGGILEVPCREQLQEWFRQRRDR, encoded by the coding sequence ATGAAGTTCACAGCAGTTTCAATGAATCACGCCGACTATCTCCAACACTGCGATCGAATGCGTCGATCAATGGAACTGGCTCACCAAGCGGGAGAAGCGGGAGAAGTTCCGGTCGGTGCGATCGTGGTTCGAGATGAAGAAATTATCGCAGAAGCAGAAAATCGACGAGAACGCGATCACGATCCAACGGCTCACGCTGAAGTTCTCGCACTCAGGCAAGCGGGTCAAGTATTACAAAGCTGGCATTTGAATGACTGTACTTTGTATGTGACGCTCGAACCCTGTCCGATGTGTGCAGGTGCGATCGTTCTGGCACGACTCGGAATGCTCGTGTATGGAGCCGATGATCCAAAAGCGGGAGCGGTTCGGACGGTGTTGAATCTTCCAGATAGTCTAGCCTCGAACCATCGATTAACGGTATTTGGAGGAATTTTGGAAGTGCCTTGCCGAGAACAATTACAAGAGTGGTTTCGGCAAAGGCGCGATCGCTAA